One region of Catenulispora sp. EB89 genomic DNA includes:
- a CDS encoding MAB_1171c family putative transporter, with translation MSDLAAYLAAAALLTFSVYRLRTDRSGAPPYQVQHYGYGLMICLALAMAILAPATPQLLADVGLSRVAEILLGDCVRIAAVSVLMFMAYVVARRPVRGLPVVAAVVAQVASIGCFVAARPVISVPDDSLVTHGPGRWLLAGDDVVFATYTGWALAVATAAFWREARRAGPGPVRTGIRLSLVALAVGMVWTAWTVDDIVHVLRTGVQDGSEDLVSNALGALCAAFIVAATLVAKWHTGYTVVRERVHTYLVYRRLTPLWEAVRAELPEIALDDRRRLLFGGRSLDFALYRRVIEIHDARLALRPYAPEQVAEAAGDEAHIEAASLAAALANHRDGRLRASGEPVRHTEAAKTVAAEAAWLAEVANAFTHMGKDSRHASAAPAAPATPATPATPATPATLAYSGEDGS, from the coding sequence GTGTCGGACCTCGCCGCGTACCTGGCCGCCGCGGCCCTGCTGACGTTCTCGGTGTACCGCCTGCGCACCGACCGCAGCGGCGCGCCGCCGTACCAGGTACAGCACTACGGCTACGGACTGATGATCTGCCTGGCGCTGGCCATGGCGATCCTCGCCCCCGCGACGCCCCAGCTGCTCGCAGACGTGGGTTTGAGCCGCGTGGCGGAGATCCTGTTGGGCGACTGCGTGCGCATCGCGGCCGTCAGCGTTCTGATGTTCATGGCGTACGTGGTCGCCCGGCGTCCGGTGCGCGGCCTGCCGGTGGTCGCCGCCGTCGTGGCGCAGGTCGCCAGCATCGGCTGCTTCGTCGCGGCGCGGCCCGTCATCAGCGTCCCGGACGATTCGCTGGTCACCCACGGACCGGGGCGGTGGCTGCTGGCCGGGGACGACGTCGTCTTCGCCACGTACACCGGATGGGCCCTGGCCGTCGCGACGGCCGCCTTCTGGCGCGAGGCGCGGCGGGCCGGGCCCGGGCCGGTGCGGACCGGGATACGGCTGTCGCTGGTCGCGCTGGCCGTGGGCATGGTGTGGACGGCGTGGACCGTCGACGACATCGTCCACGTACTGCGCACCGGCGTGCAGGACGGCAGCGAGGACCTGGTCTCGAACGCACTCGGTGCGTTGTGCGCGGCCTTCATCGTGGCCGCGACGCTGGTCGCGAAGTGGCACACCGGCTACACCGTCGTCCGCGAGCGCGTCCACACCTACCTGGTCTACCGACGCCTGACGCCGCTGTGGGAGGCCGTGCGCGCCGAACTGCCGGAGATCGCGCTCGACGACCGACGTCGGCTGCTGTTCGGCGGCCGATCGCTCGACTTCGCGCTCTATCGGCGGGTCATCGAGATCCACGATGCCCGCCTCGCGCTGCGCCCTTACGCTCCGGAACAGGTGGCCGAGGCCGCGGGCGACGAAGCGCACATCGAGGCCGCGTCCCTCGCGGCGGCGTTGGCGAACCACCGCGACGGACGTCTGCGCGCGTCGGGCGAGCCGGTCCGTCACACTGAGGCCGCGAAGACGGTCGCGGCGGAGGCGGCGTGGTTGGCTGAGGTCGCGAACGCCTTCACGCACATGGGGAAAGACTCCCGGCACGCCTCGGCGGCTCCGGCGGCTCCGGCAACTCCAGCGACTCCAGCGACTCCAGCGACTCCAGCAACCTTGGCATATTCCGGCGAGGACGGGTCCTGA